In Triticum aestivum cultivar Chinese Spring chromosome 5B, IWGSC CS RefSeq v2.1, whole genome shotgun sequence, the following proteins share a genomic window:
- the LOC123114072 gene encoding anthranilate synthase alpha subunit 1, chloroplastic: MAAAGLALSLSLRPAQPSARVPRRALPPPLPPPQGRLAVGCRASALASPPLSPLARPGVACRAATAFQKLDAVAVREEEEAFRSGAAAGHTLLPLQRCIFSDHLTPVLAYRCLVREDDREAPSFLFESVEQASEGTNVGRYSVVGAQPAMEIVAKANQVTVMDHEMRTKEEQYAADPMTVPRDIMAQWNPQITVDGLPDAFCGGWVGFFSYDTVRYVETKKLPFSKAPEDDRNLPDIHLGLYNDVVVFDHVEKKTHVIHWVRLDCYHSIDEAYEDGKNRLEALLSRLHSSNVPTLSAGSIKLNVGQFGSALQKSTMSSEDYKKSVVQAKEHILAGDIFQVVLSQRFERRTFADPFEVYRALRIVNPSPYMAYLQARGCILVASSPEILTRVAKRTVVNRPLAGTIRRGKTKDEDKVLEQLLLSDEKQRAEHIMLVDLGRNDVGKVSKPGTVKVEKLMNIERYSHVMHISSTVTGELRDELTCWDALRAALPVGTVSGAPKVRAMELIDEMEVTMRGPYSGGFGQISFRGDMDIALALRTIVFPTASRFDTMYSYGTDSSNARQEWVAHIQTGAGIVADSKPDDEQQECQNKAAGLARAIDLAESTFLDLSDA, from the exons ATGGCGGCGGCCGGCCTCGCGCTCTCGCTCTCGCTGCGCCCCGCGCAGCCGTCGGCGCGCGTGCCGAGGAGGGCTCTCCCGCCGCCTCTGCCACCCCCGCAGGGGCGCCTCGCCGTCGGCTGCCGCGCGAGCGCGCTTGCCTCGCCGCCGCTGTCGCCCCTCGCGCGCCCCGGCGTCGcgtgccgcgccgccaccgccttccAGAAGCTCGACGCCGTCG cggtgcgggaggaggaggaggccttcaggtcgggggcggcggcggggcacacGCTGCTGCCCCTCCAGCGCTGCATCTTCTCCGACCACCTCACGCCGGTGCTCGCCTACCGCTGCCTCGTCCGGGAGGACGACCGCGAGGCGCCCAGCTTCCTCTTCGAGTCCGTGGAGCAGGCCTCCGAGGGCACCAATGTG GGGAGGTACAGTGTGGTGGGGGCGCAGCCGGCCATGGAGATCGTGGCCAAGGCCAACCAGGTGACGGTCATGGACCACGAGATGAGGACCAAGGAGGAGCAGTACGCGGCTGACCCCATGACCGTCCCAAGGGACATCATGGCGCAGTGGAATCCGCAGATTACAGTTGATGGCCTGCCTGATGCCTTCTGTG GAGGATGGGTTGGATTCTTCTCATATGATACGGTGCGTTATGTTGAGACAAAGAAGCTTCCGTTTTCTAAGGCGCCAGAGGATGATAGGAACCTTCCTGACATTCATTTAGGCCTCTACAATGACGTGGTCGTGTTTGATCATGTTGAAAAG AAAACACATGTTATTCATTGGGTGAGATTGGACTGCTATCACTCAATTGATGAAGCATATGAAGATGGGAAAAATCGGTTGGAAGCTCTGTTATCAAGATTGCATAGCAGTAATGT CCCAACCCTTTCTGCTGGTTCCATTAAGCTTAACGTTGGGCAATTCGGCTCAGCACTACAGAAATCAACAATGTCTAGCGAGGACTACAAGAAGTCTGTTGTGCAAGCAAAAGAACACATTCTAGCAGGTGATATTTTTCAAGTAGTACTAAGCCAACGTTTTGAGAGACGTACATTCGCCGACCCTTTTGAGGTGTATCGCGCATTGCGTATTGTCAATCCTAGCCCTTATATGGCCTATCTACAG GCACGAGGTTGTATTCTCGTAGCATCAAGTCCTGAGATTCTTACTCGGGTCGCAAAG AGGACAGTTGTCAATCGACCTCTTGCTGGAACAATCAGGAGAGGAAAAACAAAAGATGAAGACAAGGTTCTAGAACAGCTCCTGTTGAGTGACGAAAAACAACGTGCCGAGCACATTATGCTGGTAGATCTTGGTCGGAATGATGTTGGAAAG GTGTCCAAACCAGGAACAGTAAAGGTGGAGAAATTGATGAATATTGAGCGATATTCGCATGTCATGCACATTAGCTCGACG GTTACTGGGGAGCTGCGTGACGAACTTACATGTTGGGATGCCCTGCGAGCTGCATTGCCTGTTGGAACCGTCAGTGGTGCTCCCAAG GTGAGAGCGATGGAGCTGATCGACGAGATGGAAGTGACGATGCGCGGGCCATACAGTGGTGGCTTTGGCCAGATCTCCTTCCGCGGTGACATGGACATCGCTCTCGCCCTGCGCACCATTGTCTTCCCGACGGCGTCCCGGTTCGACACCATGTACTCGTATGGCACAGACAGCAGCAACGCGCGCCAGGAGTGGGTGGCGCACATCCAGACCGGCGCCGGGATCGTCGCCGACAGTAAGCCGGACGATGAGCAGCAGGAGTGCCAGAACAAGGCCGCCGGGCTCGCTCGCGCAATCGATCTCGCCGAGTCGACGTTCCTGGACTTGTCCGACGCATAG